The Rhodospirillales bacterium sequence CGGTCGGCTCGCTCGAGTTTCCGGACAAGGCGGCGGCGGACAAGTTCGCGGCCGACTACGAACAGGCGGTCGCGCGGCTGAATGCGCTGGTCGAAGACCTCAAGTCGGGCGCCGCGCCGGGATACGCGGCGATCAACGCCGCGCTCGACGAGGCCACCGCCGCGATCGAGGGCGCGCTGCAAACCGCGCACGTCGATTACTCGCAGAAGCTGGGCGATGCCATCGACGCCGTGAGCGAATCGAACCGGTTCGCGCTCTACGCCGCGGGCGGCGTGGCGCTTCTGGTCGGCGCCGTTTTTCTGCCCTTGATCTATCTGGTCGTGCGCGGCGTGGTCGAACCGGTGCGCGCCATCGAAGGAGCGATGAACAAGCTGGCCAATGCCGATTATTCCATCGCCATCCCTTATGCCGACGACAAAAACGAAATCGGCGCCATGGCGCGGGCGGTGCGCACCTTCAAGGATAACCTCGCGCTCAGCGAACAATGGACGGCCGAGCAGCAGCGCGAGCAGGAGGCGAAGCTCGCCCGCCAGGCGCGCATGGAGGCGGCAACCACCGCTTTCGAGGCGCACGCCCGCGCGTTGCTGGAGTCGGTCGGCAACGCGCTTCAGGCGCTGGATTCCGGCGCCGAAACGTTGCGCGCCAACGCCGCCAATACCAGCCGGGTGAGCCAAGCCGTCGCCGACGGCGCCGGCCGCGCCTCCGCCAACGTCCAGAACGTCAACAAGGCGGTGAGCGATTTGTCGCAATCGGTCGCCGATATTTCGAGCCGGATTCGCGCATCCACCGAAATTGCCAACGCCGCCGTCGTTCAAGCCGAGCGTTCCAACGAGATGGTCCAGAGCCTGTCCAGGACGGCAAACAGCATCGGCGAGGTCGTCAACCTGATCACCGGCATCGCCCGGCAGACCAACCTTCTCGCCCTCAACGCCACCATCGAATCCGCCCGCGCCGGGGCCGCCGGGAAAGGCTTCGCCGTGGTCGCGACCGAGGTCAAGAACCTGGCCGGACAGACCGCGCGCGCGACCGGCGAAATCGCGACGCAGATCGAAGGCGTGCAGGCCGAAACCCAGCGCGCGGTCGATGCCATCCGCGAAATCGTCGGCACCATCGGCGAGATCGCCAAGACCATCGGCGAGATCGCCCGTTCGGTCGAACGCCAGGGCGAAACCACTCGCCAAGTCAGCCAGGATATCGTCGAAGCCGCCGCCGGCACCGACGAAGCGTCGCGCAACATCTCCGGGGTATCGGAGGCCGCGCTCGAAACCGACGCGGTGGCCAATCGGGTCTTCGAATCGGTGTCCGAACTGGCCCGCCAAGCCGCCGGATTGGAAGGCGAGATCGAGAGCTTCCTCGGCAAAGTGCGCGCGGCGTAGGAACCCGCCCGCGCGCGCGAACGGACGGCCGGGGCGGTGCGGCTAACCCATCGGGAAAATTGGAGCGGGTGAAGGGAATCGAACCCTCGTCGTAAGCAACTTACCGCCTTTGACAACCATATCGCTCCGGCGCGCCGGGGCCTACTTCCGGCGGTCCAGGTCCTTGCCGTTCAATGCGCCGAGGAAGGCGACGATATCGGTAACCTCCTGGTCGGTCAGGTTCACGTCGAGCTGGATGCGCCCCATGACCCGAACCGCGTCCGGCAACGTCTCGCCGGAACCGTTGTGGAACCAGGGGCCGGTCAGCGCCACGTTGCGCAGCGACGGAACCTTGAAGACCTTTCGGTCTTCCGGCCGGCCGGTCACCGCGAAACGGCCTTCGTCCCCGCCGTAGGGGAAGGGATGGACCTTGCCCAGCTTTTCGAACAGTTCGCCGCCGAGCAGCGCGCCGTCGTGGCAGCGCACGCAGTTCACCTTGAGGAACGCGGCGAGACCGTCCTGTTCCTGGGCGTTGAGCGCCGTCTTGTCGCCCTTCAGGAAGTCGTCGAAACGCGATTCGCTGCGCAGCGTGCGCTCGAACGACGCGATCGCCTCGCCCAGATTGTCGTAGGTCAGCGCCGGGTTCGCGCCCGGAAACGCCCGGGCGAACGCCGCGCGGTATTCGGGGATCTTGGCGAGCTTCTCGACCACATACGCGGGGCTCGGCATCGCCATTTCGACAGGATTGAGGATCGGCTGCTTGGCCTGGTCCGCCAGGTCCTTGGCGCGGCCGTCCCAAAAGAGAGTCTTATGCCAACCCGCGTTCAGCACCGTGGGGCTGTTGCGCGTGCCGAGCTCCCCTTTC is a genomic window containing:
- a CDS encoding HAMP domain-containing protein — protein: MNKFRDLSIKSKLLILPVITFLGFAAIFSVVLTANLRTEAQVERSADLRAKKDLTADAWFALKQIRSSLIDVWAIPDAGARAASLDVVRSNLMFFTASVGSLEFPDKAAADKFAADYEQAVARLNALVEDLKSGAAPGYAAINAALDEATAAIEGALQTAHVDYSQKLGDAIDAVSESNRFALYAAGGVALLVGAVFLPLIYLVVRGVVEPVRAIEGAMNKLANADYSIAIPYADDKNEIGAMARAVRTFKDNLALSEQWTAEQQREQEAKLARQARMEAATTAFEAHARALLESVGNALQALDSGAETLRANAANTSRVSQAVADGAGRASANVQNVNKAVSDLSQSVADISSRIRASTEIANAAVVQAERSNEMVQSLSRTANSIGEVVNLITGIARQTNLLALNATIESARAGAAGKGFAVVATEVKNLAGQTARATGEIATQIEGVQAETQRAVDAIREIVGTIGEIAKTIGEIARSVERQGETTRQVSQDIVEAAAGTDEASRNISGVSEAALETDAVANRVFESVSELARQAAGLEGEIESFLGKVRAA
- a CDS encoding c-type cytochrome — its product is MRILVLLSWILGLTLFAVGPAAADTDRLIRSALRKFEPLPAAMPGAENDTPERIALGKALFFDTRLSINDQQSCASCHRLGEGQAGVDGLRFSPGAKGELGTRNSPTVLNAGWHKTLFWDGRAKDLADQAKQPILNPVEMAMPSPAYVVEKLAKIPEYRAAFARAFPGANPALTYDNLGEAIASFERTLRSESRFDDFLKGDKTALNAQEQDGLAAFLKVNCVRCHDGALLGGELFEKLGKVHPFPYGGDEGRFAVTGRPEDRKVFKVPSLRNVALTGPWFHNGSGETLPDAVRVMGRIQLDVNLTDQEVTDIVAFLGALNGKDLDRRK